The following proteins come from a genomic window of Sardina pilchardus chromosome 13, fSarPil1.1, whole genome shotgun sequence:
- the akt2 gene encoding RAC-beta serine/threonine-protein kinase produces MNEVTVVREGWLHKRGEYIKTWRPRYFILKSDGSFIGYKEKPEISDPNLPPLNNFSVAECQLMKTERPRPNTFVIRCLQWTTVIERTFHVDSNAEREEWIRAIQAVANGLKTQEEEPMDINFGSPGDNSLEGMEAAIARSRTRVNMSDFDYLKLLGKGTFGKVILVKEKATGMYYAMKILRKEVIIAKDEVAHTVTESRVLQNTRHPFLTTLKYAFQTHDRLCFVMEYANGGELFFHLSRERVFTEDRARFYGAEIVSALEYLHSCDVVYRDLKLENLMLDKDGHIKITDFGLCKEGITNEATMKTFCGTPEYLAPEVLEDNDYGRAVDWWGLGVVMYEMMCGRLPFYNQDHERLFELILMEEIRFPRNLSPEAKALLAGLLKKDPKQRLGGSPEDAKEVMTHKFFTTINWADVLEKKLVPPFKPQVTSETDTRYFDDEFTAQTITVTPPDQYDSLDTEDPDTRTHFPQFSYSASIRE; encoded by the exons ATGAACGAGGTCACCGTGGTCCGAGAGGGATGGCTCCACAAGCGAG GTGAGTATATTAAGACGTGGAGGCCCCGCTATTTCATCCTGAAGAGTGATGGCTCCTTCATTGGCTACAAGGAGAAGCCAGAGATCTCCGACCCAAACCTACCACCCCTCAACAACTTCTCAGTGGCAG AATGCCAACTGATGAAGACAGAGAGGCCCAGGCCGAACACGTTTGTCATCCGCTGCCTGCAGTGGACCACGGTCATCGAGCGCACTTTTCACGTGGACAGTAACGCAGAGAG GGAGGAATGGATACGAGCGATTCAGGCTGTAGCCAATGGGCTTAAGACACAAGAGGAAGAACCGATGGACATCAACTTCGGTTCCCCCGGTGACAACAGCCTAGAGGGCATGGAGGCAGCCATTGCCAGGTCCCGCACTAGAGTG AACATGAGTGACTTCGACTACCTAAAGCTTCTGGGAAAGGGCACATTTGGAAAGGTGATCCTCGTAAAGGAGAAGGCCACGGGCATGTACTACGCCATGAAAATCCTGCGCAAGGAAGTCATCATCGCTAAG GATGAGGTGGCACACACGGTTACTGAAAGCAGAGTCCTGCAGAACACAAGGCATCCCTTCCTCACG ACACTAAAGTATGCCTTCCAAACTCATGACCGCCTGTGTTTTGTGATGGAATATGCAAATGGCGGCGAG CTGTTCTTTCACTTGTCCCGGGAAAGAGTATTCACGGAGGATAGAGCCCGGTTCTATGGTGCTGAGATAGTATCTGCACTGGAATACTTGCATTCATGCGACGTCGTCTACAGGGACCTTAAG CTGGAGAATCTCATGCTGGATAAAGATGGACACATCAAAATAACGGACTTTGGCTTATGCAAAGAGGGCATTACCAATGAGGCTACAATGAAGACCTTTTGTGGAACACCAGAATACCTTGCTCCTGAG GTGCTGGAGGACAATGACTACGGCCGCGCGGTGGACTGGTGGGGTCTCGGTGTGGTGATGTACGAGATGATGTGTGGCCGACTGCCCTTCTACAACCAGGACCACGAGCGCCTGTTCGAGCTCATCCTGATGGAGGAGATCCGCTTCCCCAGGAACCTCTCGCCCGAGGCCAAGGCTCTGCTGGCCGGCCTTCTCAAGAAGGACCCCAAGCAGAG GCTTGGAGGAAGTCCAGAAGACGCCAAAGAGGTGATGACTCACAAGTTCTTTACCACCATCAACTGGGCAGACGTTCTTGAGaagaag CTCGTTCCACCATTCAAGCCACAGGTGACCTCTGAGACAGATACACGCTACTTTGATGACGAGTTCACGGCACAGACCATCACCGTCACGCCTCCAGACCAGT